In Deinococcus proteolyticus MRP, a single genomic region encodes these proteins:
- a CDS encoding redox-sensing transcriptional repressor Rex, whose amino-acid sequence MTIPSATVSRLVTYLRILEELELSEVRHTSSGDLAERAQVTAFQVRKDLTYVGRHGTRGKGYTVAVLKREIIRVLGLNQRWKVVIVGMGRLGHAIANFPVAAEYQFEYAGLFDVDPNVVGTSVGGLPIRHMSGLPKFVSEQGVDMAFLTVPPERAQAAAEQLVQAGIYSILNFAPIVLRPPAPQDEKEISKTREHHNVTVENVDFLAGMKRLAYYTRRPSGPEAEDI is encoded by the coding sequence ATGACCATCCCCTCCGCCACGGTCAGCCGCTTGGTCACCTATCTGCGCATTCTGGAAGAATTGGAACTGAGTGAGGTCCGGCATACCAGTTCCGGCGACCTGGCCGAGCGGGCGCAGGTCACAGCTTTTCAGGTGCGCAAGGACCTGACCTACGTGGGCCGTCACGGCACCCGTGGTAAGGGTTACACCGTAGCGGTGCTCAAGCGCGAAATTATCCGTGTTCTGGGGCTGAACCAGCGCTGGAAAGTGGTAATTGTCGGTATGGGCCGCCTGGGCCACGCCATCGCGAATTTCCCGGTGGCTGCCGAATACCAGTTCGAGTACGCTGGGCTGTTCGACGTGGACCCGAACGTGGTGGGCACATCGGTGGGCGGCCTGCCGATACGCCACATGTCTGGGCTGCCCAAGTTCGTCAGCGAGCAGGGCGTGGATATGGCCTTCCTCACCGTTCCACCGGAACGTGCCCAAGCCGCCGCCGAGCAGCTGGTGCAAGCTGGCATCTACAGCATCCTGAACTTTGCGCCCATTGTCTTAAGACCCCCGGCGCCACAAGATGAAAAAGAAATTAGTAAGACAAGGGAACACCATAATGTGACCGTCGAAAATGTCGATTTTCTGGCGGGCATGAAACGCCTGGCGTACTACACACGCAGGCCAAGTGGGCCAGAAGCGGAGGATATATGA
- a CDS encoding Ig-like domain-containing protein: MKSKTVILGFSALLALTACGGGGAPAPTAPTTGNQAPTVAIRSMANQPLTDKNFLQPGASLMILTSDDDVVKTVTYSLAGPVSKAPVQLGSVEGKNTINLPPDLTEGTYTMTVQATDSQGATSTGTASFRIDTTNPQLVSVTVNGQTVGSSNISAAGTAALKVVAHDTSGPVALVLTEGQEVLAQNSNELNFDLARKKDGSLREDGSYSFMLTATDPAGRTTQQAVNVTLVKKDASSGPVEQVPTPTLQVIGEGPFAGNMGVNASANIGPSSQLDKMVLVVTDSTGRMDSQTYVTTQANQTFSVDTTQFTNGPVKLQVFAYTKGGLEGASPVQSIEVKNINAPQISVVAPVDGSTFNAPTLPVRVTITKRTSYFSFVSGQVSVELRDYRGALKATRTLDISNPSTCTGDTKATLTCNTSFDMADGDAGIYSVTASTSVNVDGLGEQRLSATSRFTSTVQNASAPANNIILPIRISNDGSNVAELPSATAKLPVLNRGSGVMVHASDNDGLKYVQVRFLYPDGRPVNSYLLNRKMVDVSETYEVVMPIELDGSEYIPDGQYILQMTTEDTLGNTNIQEMWVRVDRAQRGQLFKTEAVFTDARSFVNGQLTHSSGAWGLGCSDKTVDATTEAGSLTNCASLQADSRVIALTYFRNPEGVTKVVGRTISPVTTAGTSVISRVGFNAEGTYWVSWLVQDLNTGVVESISGPELAVQKNSNQ; this comes from the coding sequence ATGAAAAGCAAAACTGTGATTTTGGGATTCTCCGCGCTCCTGGCCCTGACTGCTTGTGGAGGAGGTGGCGCTCCTGCCCCTACCGCTCCTACAACCGGTAACCAGGCCCCTACCGTCGCGATTCGCAGCATGGCAAATCAACCCCTAACTGATAAGAATTTCTTGCAGCCGGGTGCCAGCCTGATGATCCTGACCAGCGATGATGACGTCGTAAAAACTGTCACCTATTCCCTGGCCGGACCGGTCTCGAAAGCGCCCGTGCAGCTAGGGTCCGTGGAAGGCAAGAACACCATCAATCTGCCGCCCGACCTGACAGAAGGTACCTACACCATGACGGTCCAGGCGACAGACAGCCAGGGGGCCACCAGCACAGGTACGGCCTCTTTCCGCATCGACACCACCAACCCGCAACTGGTATCGGTGACGGTGAATGGGCAAACTGTGGGCAGCAGCAATATCAGCGCTGCAGGCACGGCGGCCCTGAAGGTTGTGGCGCACGATACTTCGGGTCCAGTCGCCCTGGTCCTCACTGAGGGCCAGGAGGTGCTGGCACAAAACAGCAATGAGCTGAACTTTGACCTCGCCAGGAAAAAGGACGGCTCTCTGCGCGAAGACGGCAGCTACTCGTTCATGCTGACGGCCACCGACCCAGCCGGTAGGACCACCCAGCAAGCAGTCAATGTCACCCTGGTGAAGAAGGACGCCTCCAGCGGCCCGGTGGAGCAGGTGCCGACGCCCACCCTGCAGGTGATCGGCGAAGGTCCATTCGCCGGCAACATGGGCGTGAACGCCTCGGCCAATATCGGCCCTTCCTCCCAGCTGGACAAGATGGTCCTGGTGGTCACCGATTCCACCGGCCGTATGGACAGTCAGACCTATGTCACCACTCAGGCCAATCAGACCTTCAGCGTGGACACCACGCAGTTCACCAATGGCCCGGTCAAACTGCAGGTCTTTGCCTACACCAAGGGGGGACTGGAAGGCGCCAGCCCAGTGCAGAGCATTGAGGTCAAGAACATCAATGCTCCCCAGATATCCGTCGTGGCGCCGGTAGACGGCTCGACCTTCAACGCGCCGACCCTTCCGGTCCGGGTCACCATCACCAAGCGGACTTCCTACTTCAGCTTCGTGAGCGGTCAGGTGAGCGTGGAACTCCGCGACTACCGGGGTGCCCTCAAGGCCACCAGAACCCTGGACATCTCCAACCCCAGCACTTGTACAGGGGATACGAAAGCCACGCTGACCTGCAACACCAGCTTCGATATGGCAGACGGCGACGCCGGAATTTACTCGGTGACGGCTTCAACGAGTGTCAACGTAGATGGTCTGGGAGAACAGCGCCTAAGCGCTACCAGCCGCTTCACCTCGACGGTGCAGAATGCCAGCGCTCCGGCCAATAACATCATCCTGCCCATTCGGATTTCTAATGACGGCAGCAATGTGGCCGAGCTGCCCAGCGCTACGGCCAAGCTGCCGGTGCTGAATCGTGGTTCCGGTGTGATGGTTCACGCTTCCGACAACGATGGCCTGAAATATGTCCAGGTGCGCTTCCTGTACCCAGATGGACGCCCAGTTAACTCCTATCTGCTGAACCGCAAAATGGTGGACGTATCCGAAACATATGAAGTGGTTATGCCGATTGAGCTAGACGGCTCTGAGTACATCCCTGACGGGCAGTACATCCTGCAGATGACGACCGAAGACACGCTTGGCAACACCAACATCCAGGAGATGTGGGTACGTGTCGATCGCGCTCAGCGTGGACAGCTCTTCAAGACCGAAGCCGTCTTCACCGATGCCCGCTCGTTCGTGAACGGACAATTGACGCATAGCAGCGGAGCCTGGGGGCTTGGTTGTAGCGATAAAACGGTAGATGCCACGACTGAGGCAGGGAGCCTGACAAATTGCGCCAGCCTGCAAGCTGACAGCCGGGTTATCGCCCTCACCTACTTCCGGAACCCTGAAGGTGTAACCAAGGTGGTTGGCCGCACCATATCGCCCGTTACCACTGCGGGCACGTCGGTCATCAGCCGGGTGGGCTTCAATGCCGAAGGGACCTACTGGGTCTCCTGGCTGGTGCAGGACCTGAACACCGGCGTGGTCGAAAGCATCAGCGGGCCTGAGCTGGCCGTTCAGAAGAACTCCAACCAATAA
- a CDS encoding tetratricopeptide repeat protein, which yields MKLTPSLTLALALGASLWGAGAAQTLIDTSAAVGVSGTLNSISGPSPSVIPQVRERLDAVLDPSAQVTVAGEVAPAPAIGSPAAAQPGTTQPVTAQPSAGQPAPAPALTAEQLSVLQAAYTALEQGNAAQARQGFEQLISQNYRHPEAHFGLALALLAQGQTEAARFELGQLTALAPDRYEGPYNLGVLAVQAGQYPEALTYFGQAATLARTTASEDGQLYVLRALAAEQSRAADYAGLRQTLGEMVALDPGNAELKLRLAQAQTLTGEGVAALPGTYEALGSTRTQADAALLLSDIYEAQGLPERGLSELDRALQSVTAEDERARLLLRRARLLDALGQSAAAITAAEQSVRLRGNDAAAFALLGDLRRGAGNSQGALQAYREAALLEPKNADYRTELAALRLGLGRYADARRDAGMALNMNASPVTQARAELVLGLLDYRSARYASASTALRSSAAKLPSAETYLWLGLSEYKQKNYAGATEALSESVRLYPTPLARRNLGSALLAAGRAAEAEALLLGLVTETPGDAEAWYLLGLARRADGKAAEARAAFQSAAALGSTAARGALK from the coding sequence ATGAAGTTAACCCCATCTCTGACTCTGGCCCTGGCCCTCGGCGCCTCCCTGTGGGGCGCGGGCGCAGCGCAGACCCTGATCGATACTTCCGCCGCCGTGGGCGTATCGGGCACCCTGAACAGCATCAGCGGTCCCAGCCCCAGCGTGATTCCGCAGGTGCGCGAGCGCCTGGACGCGGTCCTCGACCCGTCGGCGCAGGTAACGGTCGCCGGCGAGGTGGCGCCCGCCCCGGCCATCGGTAGCCCGGCGGCTGCACAGCCAGGCACTACACAACCAGTCACTGCACAGCCTAGTGCTGGGCAGCCCGCCCCCGCACCGGCCCTGACGGCCGAGCAGCTCAGCGTGCTCCAGGCCGCCTACACGGCCTTGGAACAGGGCAACGCCGCGCAGGCCCGGCAAGGATTCGAGCAGCTGATTTCGCAGAATTACCGCCACCCCGAGGCGCACTTCGGACTGGCGCTGGCACTGCTGGCCCAGGGCCAGACCGAGGCCGCCCGCTTTGAACTGGGCCAACTAACGGCGCTGGCGCCTGACCGTTACGAAGGCCCCTACAACCTGGGCGTGCTGGCGGTGCAGGCAGGGCAGTACCCCGAGGCCCTCACCTACTTCGGGCAGGCCGCCACGCTGGCCCGCACTACGGCCAGTGAGGACGGGCAGCTGTACGTGCTGCGCGCCCTGGCCGCCGAACAGAGCCGCGCCGCTGATTACGCCGGTCTGCGCCAGACGCTGGGCGAGATGGTGGCCCTGGACCCCGGCAACGCTGAACTGAAGCTGCGGCTGGCCCAGGCCCAGACCCTGACTGGTGAGGGGGTGGCGGCACTGCCGGGCACGTACGAGGCTCTGGGCAGCACCCGTACCCAGGCGGACGCCGCACTGCTGCTGTCCGACATCTACGAGGCCCAGGGCCTGCCTGAGCGCGGCCTGAGCGAGCTGGACCGCGCCCTACAGAGCGTGACGGCCGAGGATGAGCGAGCCCGGCTGCTGCTGCGCCGCGCCCGGCTGCTGGACGCGCTGGGGCAGAGTGCCGCCGCCATTACGGCAGCCGAGCAAAGCGTACGCCTGCGCGGCAACGACGCGGCCGCTTTCGCGCTGCTGGGCGACCTGCGCCGAGGTGCCGGCAACTCCCAGGGTGCGCTGCAGGCCTACCGCGAAGCGGCGCTGCTGGAGCCGAAAAACGCCGACTACCGCACCGAACTGGCCGCGCTGCGCCTGGGCCTGGGCCGCTACGCCGATGCCCGCCGCGACGCCGGCATGGCGCTGAACATGAACGCCTCGCCGGTGACCCAGGCCCGCGCCGAGCTGGTGCTGGGGCTGCTGGACTACCGCAGTGCCCGCTACGCCAGCGCCAGTACCGCGCTGCGCTCCAGTGCGGCCAAGCTGCCAAGCGCCGAGACCTACCTGTGGCTGGGCCTGAGCGAATACAAGCAGAAGAACTATGCCGGGGCCACCGAAGCCCTGAGCGAAAGCGTGCGCCTGTACCCCACTCCCCTGGCCCGCCGCAACCTGGGCTCGGCCCTGCTGGCCGCTGGCCGCGCCGCTGAAGCCGAAGCCCTGCTGCTGGGCCTGGTGACCGAAACGCCCGGCGACGCCGAAGCCTGGTACCTGCTGGGCCTGGCCCGCCGCGCCGACGGCAAGGCCGCCGAAGCACGCGCCGCATTCCAATCGGCGGCTGCCCTGGGCAGCACCGCCGCGAGAGGAGCCCTGAAATGA
- a CDS encoding pyruvate, water dikinase regulatory protein yields the protein MPQPRQVLVVSDHTGITAENMARALLAHFPDEDLNYSLRPFIDTVAKARALAAELEAADTQAEKPLLFTTITVHEVLAELRRAPAVHFDLLSRSVQQLEEEFGRPAVRLPGRFHDMADQQGYLGRMEALDFALATDDGVGDKQYGLADVILVGVSRAGKTPTSLFLALQHGIRASNYPLAEDDFETEQLPRPLEPYRTKLFGLTIDPQRLHAIRTQRKAGSRYASLEQCEYEVHRAERLYQKWNIPVRDTTSSSVEEIASGILSYLR from the coding sequence ATGCCACAGCCACGTCAGGTCCTTGTCGTTTCAGACCACACTGGGATTACCGCCGAGAACATGGCCCGCGCCCTGCTGGCCCACTTTCCCGATGAGGACCTGAACTACTCGCTGCGCCCATTTATAGACACGGTGGCCAAGGCCCGCGCCCTGGCCGCCGAACTGGAAGCCGCCGATACGCAGGCCGAAAAGCCGCTGCTGTTCACCACCATTACGGTCCACGAGGTCCTGGCCGAACTGCGCCGCGCCCCCGCCGTGCACTTCGACCTGCTCAGCCGCAGCGTGCAGCAGCTGGAAGAAGAATTCGGCCGCCCGGCTGTCCGGCTGCCGGGGCGCTTTCACGATATGGCCGACCAACAGGGCTACCTGGGGCGCATGGAAGCGCTGGACTTCGCCCTGGCCACCGACGACGGTGTAGGCGACAAGCAGTATGGCCTGGCCGACGTGATTCTGGTTGGCGTATCGCGGGCCGGCAAGACCCCCACCAGCCTGTTTCTGGCGCTGCAACACGGCATCCGGGCCAGCAACTACCCCCTGGCCGAGGACGATTTCGAAACCGAGCAGCTGCCGCGCCCGCTGGAGCCTTACCGCACCAAACTGTTCGGCCTGACCATCGACCCCCAGCGCCTGCACGCCATCCGCACCCAGCGCAAGGCCGGCAGCCGCTACGCCAGTCTTGAGCAGTGCGAGTACGAGGTGCACCGCGCCGAGCGGCTGTACCAGAAATGGAATATCCCCGTGCGGGACACCACCAGCTCAAGCGTGGAGGAAATCGCGTCGGGGATACTGAGTTATTTGCGGTGA
- a CDS encoding SPOR domain-containing protein, with protein sequence MSRLEGRNRLPDILIGLVVLALLVGFAALLFGQKRTTTAVKQTTQVEAPPEIPAAPGTPAKPDTASATATQASGQTDEDGDTEEDGDAASSTGTEEVTITPAPAVTAPAPAASTEANGETAAPADSEPDDGEPADNETATSAPAATPDTGPDTAAALTPRTGGAVPASADRVPTRNDYRISLGGFSSTNAAVNQTAAVAALGYTVYSIDLGDQVVAQVGPFADSAAAQRALADIQRAYPRASLFAPRAGAAAPAPASHSPSSSAPATSRAPAAPAPAAQTPTAPARQTPAQQAAPRPATSQPAAQAAAQPKPAQPKPAAQTKPAQQAPAQQAAPRPAQQAPAQAAPRPATSQPTAQAPAQPKPAAQPKPAAQPRPAQQAPAQQAAPAAQAAAGPVYLQVGAFDEPDRAQQLVSDLQSQGFSPSVNAPEGERVRVIIGPFAADEVARAEAQLDASGYDHFRLR encoded by the coding sequence ATGAGCCGACTGGAAGGACGCAACCGTCTGCCCGATATTCTGATTGGTCTGGTGGTGTTGGCGCTGCTCGTCGGGTTCGCCGCCCTGCTGTTCGGACAGAAGCGGACCACCACTGCAGTGAAGCAGACCACCCAGGTCGAAGCCCCACCCGAGATTCCCGCCGCGCCAGGTACGCCGGCCAAGCCGGACACCGCTTCGGCGACCGCCACTCAGGCCAGCGGTCAGACGGACGAAGACGGAGACACGGAAGAGGACGGAGATGCAGCGTCCAGCACCGGTACGGAGGAAGTCACCATTACTCCGGCCCCCGCCGTGACGGCTCCCGCACCTGCGGCGTCCACTGAGGCAAACGGGGAGACCGCAGCGCCAGCAGACTCCGAGCCAGACGACGGCGAACCAGCCGACAACGAGACAGCCACCTCCGCACCGGCAGCCACCCCAGATACTGGCCCTGATACCGCCGCAGCACTCACGCCCCGTACTGGCGGCGCCGTGCCGGCCAGCGCAGACCGGGTGCCTACCCGGAACGACTACCGTATCAGCTTGGGCGGCTTCAGCTCTACAAACGCCGCCGTGAACCAGACGGCCGCCGTAGCGGCGCTGGGCTACACGGTGTACTCCATCGACCTGGGCGACCAGGTGGTGGCGCAGGTGGGCCCCTTCGCCGATTCGGCCGCCGCGCAGCGTGCCCTGGCCGATATCCAGCGGGCTTACCCCCGGGCGTCCCTGTTCGCTCCCCGGGCCGGCGCCGCAGCTCCGGCTCCGGCCAGCCATTCCCCATCGTCCTCCGCACCTGCAACCTCGCGTGCCCCGGCCGCCCCGGCTCCAGCGGCGCAGACCCCCACTGCCCCAGCACGCCAGACGCCAGCGCAGCAAGCGGCGCCCCGGCCGGCCACGTCTCAGCCGGCCGCGCAGGCGGCAGCACAACCCAAGCCGGCACAGCCCAAGCCAGCTGCTCAGACCAAACCGGCGCAGCAGGCTCCGGCACAGCAGGCAGCCCCTCGCCCGGCGCAGCAAGCTCCAGCGCAGGCGGCCCCCAGGCCAGCGACGTCTCAACCCACTGCACAGGCCCCGGCCCAGCCCAAGCCGGCCGCACAGCCCAAGCCAGCTGCTCAGCCCAGACCGGCGCAGCAGGCTCCGGCACAGCAGGCAGCTCCAGCTGCACAGGCAGCTGCCGGCCCCGTCTACCTGCAGGTCGGTGCCTTTGATGAACCTGACCGCGCCCAGCAGCTGGTCAGCGACCTGCAAAGTCAGGGCTTCAGCCCCAGCGTCAACGCCCCCGAAGGTGAGCGGGTCCGCGTGATTATCGGCCCCTTTGCTGCCGACGAGGTCGCCCGCGCCGAAGCCCAGCTGGACGCCAGCGGCTACGACCACTTCCGCCTGCGTTGA